The segment GCGAAATCACTATCCAACCGCTGCGTAATCGCCGTTTAcgttgcccccctttttgcatacCACTCACTTACATGTCACATTTGCCCctttccccaaaaaaaaaacgaaggacAAAAATTACACCCTGGAGTATGAGAAGTACGTCCATTTTGCCTTCTTTACTTGTTACTACATTTCGCATATAAAGGGTGCAAAATGCACAGACACGGAGGTTTTGGCCTGGTAAGGAGAGATAGCTGTGTACCTGCGAGGGAGCAACGTCGTTCGCTCGCGTCGTTCTGAAGCTGATCCGTTTTGCGCGTGCATTTGGCCACGCTGCAGATGCCATGTAGGCACTCCCCACTGCCGcttcgccacttcgccacttcgccacttcACCCGTTTGATCctcttaatttattttataggtatttaaaaaagtttgagCATGTGGTCATTAATGTAAGCAGCACGAGGAATACACACgtgtacatgtacacatgcCTGTGTCCAAGTGCAGGGGTGAATAGCCATGCGTGCTCGCCGCCCCCCGACGTTCACGCAAAGtgagcacacaaaaaaagcacaGACAATCGCAGCGACATATGAGCACATGCACAGGTGCAtatcgttcattttttttttttaagtccacaaaaaaggtaaaaagaacatattttaatttaataaacaATCTAATTCAGGATAAATGTGTGAAGGTACGAAATGAAGAGacaaacacaaaaaaaaaaaaaaaaaaaaaactcgccTTATGTTTAGTTTCGGAAGTTACAATATTGTTGCTGcgtgtatgtgtgcatatatgtatgcaagtGTGCACGCGGGGAGAAGCGTGCGCAAATCTTCTCCTGTGGGTTCTTACCGAGCTGCATTGCCACGTACTGCCGCACACTGCAGCGTACTGCTGGACAAGCACATCCGTACCCTTGCCggtgtgcacttttttttcccccctttaggCCAAGCTAGAAAACAATAAGAGATATTTGACCCACAATGagcatttcattttgtgggCGTGGAAGCGGCGAGCTCTCAAATTCGACCGGGATCAGTTCAACAAATTTTAGGCACAGCTGAGGGGTGATTCGTCAGGAGAGTGAGTTTGGCACGGCGTTCCTCCGTCTTCCGCATTCTTCGTCTCGCCGTTtaaccaattttttttgctcattttttactcccGTGCGTCGAATAAATTTAtcactatttttttggtaacgttttttttttttttctcaactcCGATTTTGAAATGGTATAGTTGGATGCTGTAACTGCGTGACTCCTTGACTGCTTCGCATTGTCGCATTGTCGCAATGTCGCAGTGAGATTATGATGGGGCAGATATCATGGTAGGTGGAGCACCTGCTGTGGGGTGGTACTTCCCCGCTCTACGCAGAGTGGATCTCATGCGGTGTGTGAAAGCACGTACGAATTGCATCCTACAGCGCGTTTACGCGtgctactactgctactgcgGCTACTGCGGCTACTGCTGCTtctactactgctactactTCTACTGCTTCTGCTGGTGCACTCCAAATCACCCCACATCAAACGAACATGGTAGACGAATTCACAAACTTGAtgcccttcttcttcaagtTGTCCTTATCTTCGTCCCGTCCGAACAGGTAGGCTGTTGCGTCCTCCACAATGTAGGTGTCGAACCCCAAATTCAAAAAAGACAAAGCAGTCTCCTTTACGCAGTACTCGAATATGAAACCACAAATGTAAACAGACTTTACGTTCAGTCCTTTCAGCAGTTTTAAAATCTTTTCGTTGATCTCCCTGTTTTCGAAAATAGTATGACTGTCGTGGTTCTCTGTATCTGCCTTCTTAATTACAATATCGTTCATGTGTCTAATAAGACTCGGGTGTATTTTACACCCCGAAGTGTTCCGGACACAGTGGACTGGCCATACATCTATCGATTCGTTTAAAAAGTTGAGCTTGCTATAATCCTTTATGTCACTAACGGAATTAACGTTTTTGTAGATGTATTTAGTCGACTTGATATTGGCTATGTTCTTCATCACATCACTCagattgaaaattttatgtttttttaggAAAGCAGCCTGCAGGAGGTCCGTCTGTTGGGTGGGTTGCACCTCTCCATCAGGTCCGTCACCATGACCCTCGTCAAGCACCCCTTCGTCGTGGTATTCAGCTTCGTCAGGGCGCACCCCttcgtcttcctcttcaAATATGGCTACCCTATTGACTTGGTCGTGGGATGATACTTGGGGTAGCCCATGCCCATTCTTCTTCACGCTACTATTTTTGATACctctatttttgtttatctgCTCAAACACAATTCTGTGCGTTTCTGCAAAGGAAATATGATACTGCGGGTGGTAGTCAACGGACAATATGTTCACAGCAAATTTTGCAGTTGCTTCGTTCGTGCTTTCTTTAGTTCCGTTTAGTAATGCTACCTTGTTTTCCTCCAGCTTGGGATGACTTTCACTCGGGTGGTGATTATACATGTGCGTGTCGTTACGTGCGATGTCTTCCGGCGTGTGAGAAAAATCGCTGTGATGGCCATTGGGCATGCCTTCCACACCATTCACTGTGCCCTGTGTAGGTTGCTTGTGCAAGCCGTTGCAGCCGTTTAGGGCGCTCAATCCATTGGAGCAACTTGTCATAACCCTATCGTTCCATGGAAAGAGAAGAATGTCCCCTTCCCTCTGCTCATCATCAATATCATTGCTGCATTGGTGATACTGGACGATATTCTCCTTTAGTAACTTATCAGGTTGGTACTGCATCATGTGTTTGCAGGTGTTTAATTTCATTAGGTCCTTTTCTGTGCAATTGTGTAGCCTTAATCTTATGGcgttaattttgttcagcGCGTTCATGTAATCATCTCGGGAGTTGAACGACCCTTTGGGGAGGAAGTCGTTTTGGGCATCTACTATGACGAAgcacttcattttgtgtatgCGGCGGAATGCACAAGGTGTGGCTGGGTAAAATGCACACAGTGCAGCTAGGTAAAATGATCAAGGTGTAGCTCGGTAAAATGCACACGATGTAGCCAGGTAAAATGCGCAACGTGTTGCATCGATAGAGTTAGGGCGACACTCTTCCACAAAGTATGGGCGGTGCAATTGGAGTcatgcagggggggggtggaTGCCGTTCAGGGCACGGTTGTGTAAGGTATATATACAAGcgtgtataaaaaaaaaaatgaaaaaaaagaaaaatatataaatgtacgtAAGcctatacttttttttttttttttttttttttttttttttggtgctgTGCAATTGCCGTGCTCTGTTGCTTTGCATTGTGTGAACACATGAAAGGCTACTATGGGGGATGTTCACAcgggcatattttttctgcgcgCAGGGAGAGGGGatggtattatatatatgtatataatatatgtatatatatatgtatatacccAGCGGGGATCGGAATGTGTTCGAATTGCGAACAGAGCATGTGGATAGATATACAACTTCCCCTATCTCTTGTATATGCCTGTAGGGGTGCTCtacgtgtgtttttttttttttttttttttctcgccccctttcgcccctttttttttgctcagtTTTTCCCTAGTTTGTCccacttttccctttttcgNNNNNNNNNNNNNNNNNNNNNNNNNNNNNNNNNNNNNNNNNNNNNNNNNNNNNNNNNNNNNNNNNNNNNNNNNNNNNNNNNNNNNNNNNNNNNNNNNNNNNNNNNNNNNNNNNNNNNNNNNNNNNNNNNNNNNNNNNNNNNNNNNNNNNNNNNNNNNNNNNNNNNNNNNNNNNNNNNNNNNNNNNNNNNNNNNNNNNNNNNNNNNNNNNNNNNNNNNNNNNNNNNNNNNNNNNNNNNNNNNNNNNNNNNNNNNNNNNNNNNNNNNNNNNNNNNNNNNNNNNNNNNNNNNNNNNNNNNNNNNNNNNNNNNNNNNNNNNNNNNNNNNNNNNNNNNNNNNNNNNNNNNNNNNNNNNNNNNNNNNNNNNNNNNNNNNNNNNNNNNNNNNNNNNNNNNNNNNNNNNNNNNNNNNNNNNNNNNNNNNNNNNNNNNNNNNNNNNNNNNNNNNNNNNNNNNNNNNNNNNNNNNNNNNNNNNNNNNNNNNNNNNNNNNNNNNNNNNNNNNNNNNNNNNNNNNNNNNNNNNNNNNNNNNNNNNNNNNNNNNNNNNNNNNNNNNNNNNNNNNNNNNNNNNNNNNNNNNNNNNNNNNNNNNNNNNNNNNNNNNNNNNNNNNNNNNNNNNNNNNNNNNNNNNNNNNNNNNNNNNNNNNNNNNNNNNNNNNNNNNNNNNNNNNNNNNNNNNNNNNNNNNNNNNNNNNNNNNNNNNNNNNNNNNNNNNNNNNNNNNNNNNNNNNNNNNNNNNNNNNNNNNNNNNNNNNNNNNNNNNNNNNNNNNNTCtctgctcttttttttttttttttttccattttttgttccttttcattCCTCGCAACAAACACGGGAAGCAAATTTCACCCCCCAAAATTGATTGGTGCCGGCCACAGCTTTTTTGCACCTACCCCCGTGAATGGTGGAAATTAAAACGTCCCAAAAAAGGTGTGTACAAAgctgccccttttttaaaatggcgTAGCTTTCTCCACGCGATGTAATCAATTTTATTGTTCAGTGCAACGCAGCATCCTTTggttcttttacttttttttttttttttcttttttttttttttttgaaaatgggGAGGTTGGCCCTTCCGAAGAAGGTTTCATTTTAACGTGACTCATCAACTGCATAGCAGTTCTGTCGATGCGTTTTTTGGTGTCAGCCGTGTGTACGTATCaatgtttgtgtgtgtgtagagGATAGTTGTGCGCGGCGGTAGTAGTGGTGACCGTGGCAATACGCGGTGGAAGTAGTGGTGACCGTGACAGTACGCGGCGTGTGAACTAATTAGGCACGGCCCGCGCAGAAACGTTAGAAAAAACTTCATCGCAATTTAAAGTTCCCACATGTTGTAATGCCCCCGATGTTGTTTTTACCGAATCATTGTTAAGTGTGCCTGCCCACCCCTCCCGAAGAGGAACATACTTTGCAAAATAGAGAAGCATGCGCGGTGGATTTAGTATACATACCCcttgaacataaaaaaaaaatgtagaaaattgCCACTACGGTGGTGTACACCCCATGTAGAGATATTAAGTGCTCGTGGCTGTACTGGGGTGTGACCCCCCCTTTCCGTTGGTACATCTCccagggcaaaaaaaaagcgtccCCTTGTACcattataacatttttaagtgTGGACCGAAAAGTATGTCTCGTTATATCTGACAAAGGgtgtgcaatttttccattctgcCTGCACACTGTGCGAAAGACCCATGCAACTGCTGACTCGTTTCAGATCAGTTAAGGCAAATTATCCTATTTTCATGCACACATAGTATACCTTTTCTATCGTTTTAAGGTGTTAATGTGTATGTAGCTCATCTTATTATGCGCTTATCTTTCATTTGCTTCCGCCCCCCCTCCCTgagagttcatttttttttttttttttttttacccccggGGGGATGTCCAAACCAAATTGTGTGCATAACTTCAGAAGCGTTTTGAGAGTGTATATCGCAAGTATGCCAGGTGTATATCGCGCCGACCCATTAAATCCGTGAGGAGAATCAAGCTGACGTGACCACTTGACGGACGCGCCTGCACATTGTGAGCAGCGAACAGCACACTGAGATGACAGTTTCTACGCCTCGCCATGTTTTTGAAAGCCTTCCAATTATGTCTCCCCAAGAGTTGAACATATATTTAGTTATGTACCACTTCAAAGTGGATAAAatttgtgtgaaaaaaaacactgtAGGATAATCTTATTGAGCGGTCGTAAACCACATCGGCAGAAATGCCGCCATCAATCGAATGGCGAAAGCGGAAAAATTTGCTGACGCTTGGTTCGCAGGGAAAGTACGCAGATATGTGTTTATATaactattcatttttgtaacgGTCAAATGGTGGGCCTTCCATTTGCTGTGAATCAGGCATCATCTTGGAAAGATGCTCTTACGGAAACCCCTTCCAGTTACACCATGAGTACACGCATGcgtgaaaaaacgaaaatggaaaaatgacaCACAATATTCTCCTGACTGAGAAGTGTACGTACacctttttatgtacacgtcATGTCAGCAGGGGACACCCAATAAggggtttattttttttttcccaataaAAGGGTGACAAATATAATTCATGCGAGTACCAACAGGTGAAGTTCGCATGCTTCCCCAGATGGTCTGCCTCCACTTGTGCTGTTTGAGCGGCCATTGGATGTATGCACAAAGGGGAGGTGTTGACGTGCCACTGCTTATGAGCAGCAGGGTAAAGGTGTGTGCAAAGGTGAGTGGAAAGGTGAGTGGAAGGGTGAGTGGAAAGATGAGTAGAAAGGTGAGTGGAAAGGTGAGTGCAAAGGTGAGTGCAAAGTTGTGTGCAAAGATGAGTGCAACGGTGTGTGCAAAGTTGTGTGCAAAGTTGTGTGCAAAGTTATGTGCAATGGTGATGTGCCCCCACCTGTGTGAAGAGAAGGCGGGGAAGTAATACTCAGAGAAGGACCCATGTGACCATGTCCCGTTATCACCTATTTGGATCACACgttttttcacttctttgAAGAAAACCCCATGGTACTTTTTTCACCCCAAAGCGagcattttttgcacacatgttGTACCATAACATAGGTCACCTGCCTCTGATCCTTTTGAACCGTTTACAGTTATCTTCGCGGAGGTGCAACTGTACCTATCGCGCGTTTTTCGATGTCAAGCCATGCGCGTGTTTTTTGCGAACGTATGCGTAACCGCATATCCGCATAACCGCTTAAATGCTTGACCGCTTGACCACTTGGGAATGCTTCGCACGAAACGGAGGTTCTCTCCTGACAAGAAAAGGGATAAGTTTTTGTCTGCTCAGTGGGAGTTTTCTATTCCCCCAAGATGGGGACTAAGGCACACCAAACGTTATTACGTAATAACTGCACACCAAACTTTATTACGCCATAATTGCACACCAAACTTTATTACGCCATAATTGCAcacttaattttattcacccGATAAGCGctgtttataaataaatcTGCTTGTcctcattttcatttatactcacatgtgcatgtgctcATGAGCGTAAATGGCATGCCTGCCGCAGGGGGGGatggggtggaaaaaaggcacttcCCCTAAAAGGCATACTGCGAAGTAACACTCCCGAGCGCAATACCTAGTTTAACCATAACGTGGTTACTCAAGTGTGACATAAAATTGACATCCCGTTCGTAATGAGAAGAACCCCTAATTTACATgccaaacatttttttcaaaatcgttatgatcatttttatgcatagCACCGTTACCTTGAGCGAGTACATGAGCGGgggattgaaaaaaaaaaaaagttaggCGATAAAGTTAAAAGTTAAGAAAGAAACACTTTTACTAAATTTTGACACCCTCGGTGAGCagtattttccccatttcgaCATAACAAGATATGGAACTTTTTGTGAacccgattttttttttttttttcatttaacgGCAAGCCGTGTGCATGCAGGTAACACCAGGAAACGATTTCATTTGCATCTTTATGGTTAATCAATTTGGgaagttaaatttttttttctcaattttgacATTGTGATTATTAATGTTATCccatggaaaaaaacatcTCAAAGTGTGATCTTCGcgttttcgcttttttgcaaagtggAGAAACAGGCTTCTGGTAATGTGCACCCCACAATGGATATGAAACGCTCCTATACGAGAAACGATCTCAATGTGCACAATTCGGTGTGCATCTTATAAACattaataacttttttttttgtgttaaaaatggacatttacatatgtacacattgaAAAGTTACAAGTGCACCTTGTGCgtaaaaatgcagaaaataattttgccaCTTGGAAGCTTTGCCATTGAACAGATTGGAAACTCTCCTTCATCACCCTTCTCTCCTGTGTGCTTTATTGTGCTTCAAAATAAACGCATTGCAGTAGAACAGAAGAGTGTATGTTGATACCTTAACAgagaataattatttttatccctTACACGTGATGATTAAACGTTTGCACCTTATTTaagcttaaaaaatgggcttgtttttttttttttaaatacaatTTTGCTTACGTCATCCGTGTTTTTAAGCGTGCACCGATAGGGATAATCAAAATGGGAGCAGAATATACGTGCATAACCAAGTGGAACACACGGAGAGAGGGGGAGCTTCACAGGGTCGCGGGTGGGGCGGATAACACCCATGCGTTCATATGAAtgcatttataaatatttgcacAGCGTTGCCAGTAACAGTACCACATGTAATCATTCACTCTTTTATGTTACGCGCGTAGGCATGTGTGCCCCTTGTAAACTTACATTAatgcaaattaaaaacggaACCCACACACATTCTCCAATGCTGCATTCGTTTAAGTTTGAACTTTGAGCCTTGCAGGGGATGACATCTGGAAGTGCCCCATTAGCGAGAACAACNNNNNNNNNNNNNNNNNNNNNNNNNNNNNNNNNNNNNNNNNNNNNNNNNNNNNNNNNNNNNNNNNNNNNNNNNNNNNNNNNNNNNNNNNNNNNNNNNNNNNNNNNNNNNNNNNNNNNNNNNNNNNNNNNNNNNNNNNNNNNNNNNNNNNNNNNNNNNNNNNNNNNNNNNNNNNNNNNNNNNNNNNNNNNNNNNNNNNNNNNNNNNNNNNNaaaaaaaaaaaaacatatatttttagctacctggaaataaaaagacaaaTTTTAGCTACcccatgggaaaaaaaaaaaaaagaagcaagcgaaaaaaacggaacCTTTTCGCTACCTGGGAAAAgaatatacgtatgtatatggGTGCATTTGTAAAGAAGCTTATAATCCTGAACCAGGCACTATTTTGTAAGTGTTGTGCTAGCCAAAAGAACAAGTAACCAATGTTCTAACTGTTCAAAGTAGTTGAccaatcaaaaaaaaaaaattaataattctcttttttcctatttgaaaaaacatcttcatttaattaatttcattttgaaataatatgttttaaaaaaaatattttttttttaatttttcttcttttaaaaaataaacattatattttttaattgtttttaaatatgcttttttgaaacaattatttgaaaatagTTTTGcataactttattttttcttcatttgttttcttcatgtTTTTGGTCATAACTGGTTTGTGTATCAATTCTTTTGTATAGTGCTCTTTAAGGGAGCCGCAACAAAAGTACGCAAAggcgtacatatatatttgtttatatttgTACTAGTaagtatatatgcatgctGTGTGCATAccaacatatatatattttaacatactGGCAATAttgcgtacatatatatgctttttattttttgcaaatgctTGCACACATAGTTAAATACGtttgaagtaaaaatgcatatCGTGAATTTGTATCATGTGCTGGTTGTGTGCCTTTTTGGCATAGTGTGCTCCTCCTGGTTTAATAAGCCGGCTGCCAGCGCTTCGGCTGCCTCCCCTGAAGTGAGCAATAAGGGCATAAATTATGAAGATGACTACTACAACGTAGCACAAAAGGATTTAacgtcatcctcctcctcctcatcagcagcaggagcagcaatTAGAAAAAGGAGATACATCTTGGATGTACGATCCTTTGGAAAAACGTGCCTCTTGGAGTACGAAAACGTTTGTGAAACTGCAGACTATTCTATCCATGTAAAGAATGGAATAAGCGGCCATGATATCAAGGCAACCTTGATTCAAAAAGAATCAAGTGATCTTGTCTCGGTACACAATTTGATGGGCACCTTTTCTGAGGATGGAAGTgtccaatttatttttaaaagcattCCATCACTACACTATAGTGTCGTGTTGGAAATGTCAGATTTGATAAACAATGCCGACTACGATATCGGGAATAATTGTCACTGCCAAGGATGTAGTGACAATACGAGGGTAATTGACTtgaacgaaatggaaaatagGATCACACACACAGTAagaagtgacaaaaaaaataaaatcacaTTTCCACAAAAGACATTTGTtcatggaaattttttatttaacaaatttctatattttcattctgaactaaatacaaaaacaatTGAAAATTACACACAGCTATATTCTTTCTACAACGAATTAGTGTATCCTTGTTCAGGTACTATTATGACACACTCGGTAAATTATAACATCCATTATGACTTGTCTAGTGTGCATTGTTACCATGTCCATATGGTggataaatttataaaaaagattcAGTCCACAAATGGAGATGAGAGGACAAGCGGTAGCTCGACGTTGAATTTCATGAGCAACAGTAATAGCCACCCCATACTTATCAAATTGGAGGATAGACTCTCAAATGACAAGTTGGTAAATATTAGCGGAAAGAATTACAGAATTCAACTTCCGTTGAGATACAAAGATAATGGGTACTACTCTCCCAGAGGAAGCGTCGTCGGACGGTTGGTCACAATTTACACGCGTAACGTCTTTTTCCAGAAGAAGTACATCTATAAGAATAATGTGAACAACCGAATGGAGTACGTGCACATGTTCagaattctttttaatttattcaagGAGGTGTACAACGTTTCGTATGAAGATATGTTGCTCTACACCACCGGGTTGACGATGAAAAAGGAGGGGttcacttcttcctcccacGTGGATCAGGGGTATAACATATACGCGGAGGAGCTGTCGGTACTGTTAAATTCGTTGGCGTTTGAGTTCAACGCAGAGGCAGTAGGTCTCAACAGAGAGGTGCTGGTGAAGGAAGAATCCCAGTTTGTGTCAGAATACGGATCGAACCACTTCGCGCAAGTGGAGAAGAACCAACTTGTACTTAGATCTTCCACTGAAATATGTTTAGTCGTTTTGGAATCTATCGCTCGTGAGTTGAGTAGGTTTATAAACTTACAACTGCAGAAGGAGCATAGGAACACGTGCAACACGATGAGACAGGGACACAGCTATGCGAACATGTCCCCCATGTATCATACGTATGAGTTGGATTGTAACCTTTCTATTTTGTACTTGGAATATAACCTGCCTGAAGATGTCATGGTAAAGCGCCTCATAACGAACAAGACTCTATTTGAGGAGGTCAAATTGGAGCTTTTTTACAACAACATATTTGGGTACACGGTGTATTTGCATGTGCAGGTGGATGAAAAGTTTGTGCGCAGCTTGAAGAAGCGTGTGCCGAAGTACGTAAACGGAAGTACCGTGGTGACGATGACGGTGATAGGGAGAAGGGTCGACGTGAGCGACGCCTCGGAAGTGATGGTAATTCTTAAGGAAATTTCCTTCCCCATGCAATGCAGGGAGAACTGCACCA is part of the Plasmodium cynomolgi strain B DNA, chromosome 8, whole genome shotgun sequence genome and harbors:
- a CDS encoding hypothetical protein (putative); its protein translation is MNVDIAFDGNEYTHSGYSKNSLIEDKNYTLEYEKYVHFAFFTCYYISHIKGAKCTDTEVLAWYLKKFEHVVINSTKKVKRTYFNLINNLIQDKCVKAKLENNKRYLTHNEHFILWAWKRRALKFDRDQFNKF
- a CDS encoding pyrazinamidase/nicotinamidase (putative), with translation MKCFVIVDAQNDFLPKGSFNSRDDYMNALNKINAIRLRLHNCTEKDLMKLNTCKHMMQYQPDKLLKENIVQYHQCSNDIDDEQREGDILLFPWNDRVMTSCSNGLSALNGCNGLHKQPTQGTVNGVEGMPNGHHSDFSHTPEDIARNDTHMYNHHPSESHPKLEENKVALLNGTKESTNEATAKFAVNILSVDYHPQYHISFAETHRIVFEQINKNRGIKNSSVKKNGHGLPQVSSHDQVNRVAIFEEEDEGVRPDEAEYHDEGVLDEGHGDGPDGEVQPTQQTDLLQAAFLKKHKIFNLSDVMKNIANIKSTKYIYKNVNSVSDIKDYSKLNFLNESIDVWPVHCVRNTSGCKIHPSLIRHMNDIVIKKADTENHDSHTIFENREINEKILKLLKGLNVKSVYICGFIFEYCVKETALSFLNLGFDTYIVEDATAY